From the Anaerobaca lacustris genome, one window contains:
- the ltrA gene encoding group II intron reverse transcriptase/maturase → MRLTTPERIRRLQRNLYVKAKAEPTCRFHQLYDKVYREDILEHAYRLAKSQNGASGVDGISFADIEERGEGRWLVALRKELHDKTYRPDPVRRVMIPKPGGGERPLGIPTIRDRVVQAAAKLVLEPIFEADFVDGAYGYRPQRSAVEAVREVHRTICQGYTDVVDADLSKYFDTIPHPELMRSVARRVVDRQMLTLIKMWLQAPIEERDEQGHRRWTGGKGRRTGTPQGGVLSPLLANIYMHRYLRYWQQQGKSEQFRAKIINYADDFVILSHGHAPEALAWTREVMTKLKLTLNETKTCIRDARQESFDFLGYTFGPACYRKTGGRYYAAQPSAQSVRRLKEKLHAVFGRGNVAPWPEVAAQANRLLRGWANYFRYGTLRKAYRAIDNYTYDRVVRFLKKRRRVSSRGTEKFPGEKVFGELGIQRLRSLAYGA, encoded by the coding sequence ATGCGCCTGACAACTCCCGAACGCATCCGGCGGCTCCAGCGCAATCTGTACGTCAAGGCGAAGGCCGAGCCGACCTGCCGCTTCCATCAGCTCTATGACAAGGTGTACCGCGAGGACATCCTGGAGCACGCCTACCGCTTGGCCAAGAGCCAGAACGGGGCCTCCGGGGTGGACGGAATAAGCTTTGCGGACATCGAGGAGCGGGGCGAAGGACGGTGGCTGGTGGCTCTCAGAAAGGAATTGCACGACAAGACGTATCGGCCGGACCCGGTCCGGCGTGTGATGATCCCGAAACCGGGTGGTGGCGAACGGCCTCTCGGTATCCCGACGATTCGGGACCGGGTGGTCCAGGCCGCCGCCAAGCTGGTCTTGGAACCGATCTTCGAAGCGGACTTCGTGGACGGGGCCTACGGCTACCGTCCCCAACGAAGCGCTGTCGAGGCGGTTCGGGAAGTCCATCGGACGATCTGCCAAGGCTATACGGATGTGGTCGATGCCGACCTGTCCAAGTACTTCGACACGATCCCGCATCCGGAATTGATGCGTTCGGTGGCCCGCCGCGTGGTGGACCGCCAGATGCTCACCCTTATCAAGATGTGGCTCCAAGCGCCCATCGAGGAACGGGACGAGCAGGGACATCGGCGCTGGACGGGTGGCAAGGGCCGCCGGACGGGCACGCCCCAAGGCGGAGTACTGTCCCCGCTGCTGGCGAACATCTATATGCACCGATACCTGCGGTACTGGCAGCAGCAAGGCAAGAGCGAACAGTTTCGCGCCAAGATCATCAACTACGCGGATGACTTTGTCATTCTCAGTCACGGTCATGCCCCCGAGGCGTTGGCGTGGACGCGGGAGGTGATGACCAAGCTGAAGCTGACGCTCAACGAGACCAAGACCTGCATTCGTGACGCCCGACAAGAGTCCTTTGACTTCCTGGGATACACTTTTGGACCGGCGTGCTACCGTAAGACGGGCGGTCGCTATTACGCGGCCCAACCGTCGGCCCAAAGCGTGCGGCGACTCAAAGAGAAGCTGCACGCCGTGTTCGGGCGGGGCAACGTTGCCCCGTGGCCGGAGGTGGCGGCCCAAGCGAACCGCCTATTGCGGGGCTGGGCGAACTACTTCCGCTACGGCACGCTTCGTAAGGCGTATCGGGCCATCGACAATTACACGTATGATCGTGTCGTGCGTTTCCTGAAGAAGCGACGCCGGGTGTCGTCGCGTGGCACCGAGAAGTTCCCTGGCGAGAAAGTCTTTGGGGAACTGGGCATCCAACGATTACGGTCGTTGGCGTACGGCGCCTGA
- the istA gene encoding IS21 family transposase, translated as MDMDQWLEIRRRVLREGVSKRQILRETGMHWETLQKILTHPYPPGYQRRQRPPKPKIDPYRDRIAQILEADKLVHRKQRHTAKRIWERLQDEGFTGGYTIVKDAVRELKRTSQEVFMPLTQPPGEAQVDFGHALVKMNGVLRKICFFVMALPYSDAFFIRAYERECTETFWDGHVRAFAFFGGVPRRITYDNSKIAIARIIGPRLRELTEGFLQLVSHYLFRYHFCLVRRANEKGLVEGTVKYGRLNFLVPVPEVQDFEELNALLDQRCRADLQRRLRGQRQSKEKLLAEEQMRFLPLPFTAFEACRTRPGRVNSELLVRFDDNDYSVPMEYAYQDVVVKGDTDHVKICRFQDVIAVHRRCWGREQQIFDPLHYLPLLERKPHSLAFARPLAGWILPGCFEVLQRRMEWEMDQGRRQYVQVLRLLERYSLPQLTSAVQKALQHRIHTKDGIEQFLPGSQPWRQTTFPLGGGKHLRLVQIAQADVRQYGALLGCGGTR; from the coding sequence ATGGACATGGACCAATGGCTTGAGATTCGCCGCCGGGTATTGCGGGAAGGGGTGAGCAAACGGCAGATTCTGCGGGAGACGGGGATGCATTGGGAGACGCTCCAGAAGATTCTCACGCACCCCTACCCGCCGGGCTATCAGCGACGTCAACGGCCGCCCAAGCCCAAGATTGACCCCTATCGCGATCGAATCGCGCAGATCCTGGAAGCGGACAAGCTGGTTCATAGGAAGCAGCGTCACACGGCCAAGCGGATCTGGGAGCGTCTGCAGGACGAGGGATTTACTGGTGGCTACACGATCGTCAAAGATGCGGTTCGAGAACTCAAGCGAACGAGTCAAGAAGTGTTTATGCCGCTGACACAGCCGCCCGGGGAAGCCCAGGTGGATTTCGGCCACGCGCTGGTGAAGATGAACGGGGTGCTGCGCAAGATCTGTTTCTTCGTGATGGCGTTGCCATACTCGGACGCGTTCTTCATCCGGGCCTATGAACGCGAATGCACGGAGACGTTCTGGGACGGCCACGTTCGGGCCTTTGCGTTCTTTGGCGGGGTGCCTCGGCGGATCACCTATGACAACAGCAAGATCGCTATCGCCCGGATCATCGGGCCCCGTCTGCGGGAACTGACGGAGGGCTTCCTGCAACTGGTCAGTCATTACTTGTTTCGGTATCACTTCTGCCTGGTGCGGCGGGCCAACGAGAAGGGGCTGGTCGAAGGTACGGTCAAATACGGCCGGTTGAACTTCCTGGTTCCGGTGCCGGAGGTACAGGACTTTGAGGAACTCAACGCTCTGCTGGATCAACGCTGTCGGGCGGATCTGCAGCGGCGTCTACGGGGCCAACGCCAGAGCAAGGAGAAGCTGCTCGCCGAAGAACAGATGCGCTTTTTGCCGTTGCCCTTTACGGCCTTTGAGGCGTGCCGGACGCGGCCGGGGCGGGTCAACAGCGAGTTGCTGGTTCGCTTCGACGACAACGACTATTCGGTGCCGATGGAGTATGCCTACCAGGACGTGGTGGTCAAAGGCGACACCGATCACGTGAAGATCTGTCGATTCCAGGACGTAATCGCCGTCCATCGACGCTGCTGGGGCCGAGAACAGCAGATCTTCGATCCGCTGCACTATTTGCCCTTGTTGGAGCGCAAGCCCCATTCACTGGCCTTTGCCCGGCCCTTGGCGGGATGGATCTTGCCGGGCTGCTTCGAGGTGCTGCAGCGGCGCATGGAGTGGGAGATGGACCAGGGTCGCCGCCAGTACGTCCAGGTGCTGCGTCTGCTGGAACGATACAGTCTTCCTCAGTTGACCTCGGCCGTCCAGAAGGCCTTGCAACATCGCATCCACACCAAAGACGGGATCGAGCAGTTCCTGCCCGGTTCTCAGCCCTGGCGTCAAACGACCTTCCCGCTGGGCGGTGGCAAACACCTGCGTCTGGTCCAGATCGCCCAGGCGGACGTTCGTCAGTATGGCGCGCTGCTGGGATGCGGAGGGACGAGATGA